In Paracoccus contaminans, the genomic stretch GGCCGGCATGCCGCCCCGCCGAGCCGCGTCTGGTGCAGCGCCGCCACGAGGACGGGCGAAATGATCGCCATGGCCGCAAGGCGCGTGTCGACGGGCCGCATCTCGCCTTGCGCGATATGCGCGTCCAGCCGCTCGGCCAGCGCGGCGACGAAGGGGTCGAGCATCGTGTCGAGAAAGGTCGGCCCCAGCTGCGGCGCGCTGAGGGCCTCGATCAGGCCCATGCCCAGCAACTCGGAGATGACGGGATCGTAAAGCGCCGCCTGCGCGCGGTCGACGGCGCCCGCGAGCGACGCGGCAAAGCCGCCCTCGGCCTGGCGCGTGGCCGCGATCTGCGCGCCGGTGCCGTCGGCGATGTGCGCCAGAACGGCGGCGACCAGATCCTCGCGGCGGCCGAAATAATGTCGCAGGGTCGAGACGCTGCACCCGGCCGAGATGGCAAGCTCGCGCATGGTCGGCCAGCCGCTGGCGCGATCCCTCAAACGCCGGGTCAGGGCCTCCAGCAAGGCCCGGCGCCGCGCCGCGTAAGCTGCATTGCGGCTGCCCAGCCGTCTCATCGCGTTGCCTGCCGCCCGCCCTGTCCGCGCCGGACCTTGCGTCAGAATGGGCCGGGGCGCCACACTGTTCCGCCTGCGCCCGGCGCGGCGGCTCAGCCCCGGGACGGGTAGCCCGTCATCTCCAGATAGCCGCGCCCGCCGGAACTGCCCTCGACGCCGACCGGGCCTTCCCAGTAGGGGACCTGCGTGGTCATGAACGCGCCGGGGTTGAGCGCCGCGACCGTCAGGTCGAGATCGGCCGCCGGCACCCGCACGCGCCAGGCCACCGGCACGCCGCCCTGCCGGCGCAGCGGGCGCAGCGCAATGTCTTCGGGCGCCAGCGCCGTCTGCCCGCTTGGCCCGATCACCGTGCCCGAGAGGTAATCCTCGGCCCCGCGCAGGCGGAACAGCATCACGCGCCGCCCGTCATCGAGGAACAGCGAAAACCAGTCCCACCCGCTCTGGTCCGGGGCGAGCGGCTGGCTCGACCATTCGCGGTCGAGCCAGGCCTGCCCGGTCACCGGCTGCGCCCCCTGCCCCAGATCGACCGTGCCGGTCGCCCTCAGGAAGGGCTGCGAATAGTAATGGCTGGCCTGCCCGGCCTGCGACTTGACCGAGTAGCCGTCCTGCCCGTGCCGCACCAGCGGCCCGGTGGCGGTCAGGTCCAGCGCATAGCGGAAATCGCTGCCCCCGGCGGTCAGGCGCAGGGCGCTGGCGGGATCGCCCGTCATCGCCCATTCGTCGATCCAGGCGGCGAAGGGGCTGCCCGTGGCCCCGGCCTGCCCGGTGCCGCCCCGCGCCCAGCGCTCGGCCACGCTGTGCCGCGCGGCGGTCGTCACGGCGGCGTGGCCCATCCACGCCTGCGGCGGCGCGTCCGCCCCCGGTGCCGGGCGCGGCGCAAGCGCCGAGCGGAACAGCGTCCACTGGATGCCGAGGGGGGTGCCGTCGGTAAAGGACAGCGGCGCGGTCACATACCACCACTCGATGCGGAACGTCGGGTGGGGCGCGTGGTCGGCGGGGAAGGCGATCGGCCGCGCCGGGTCGGGCAGCGCATAGCCGTCCGAGGCCGTGCCGAGGCCGGCGAAGCCCTGCGCCGCGGCGGGCCGCACCCGCGCCGCGGCCAGCGCCGCGATCAGGAAGGCGCGCCTATCCATCACCGCTGAACACCTCGATCAGCGCGCGGGGCGAGGACCGCGCCAACCGCCAAGCCGGCCACAGCGCCGCCAGCCCGGCGGCGGCGATCCCGAGGGCCATCAGCCCGGCCCAGGCCGCCAGGTCCGGCTGGAACGGCAGCCGCCAGCCGAACGCCGCGACATTGACCCGCGCCAGCAGGATCCACCCCAGCGCCAGCCCGACCGGCAGCGCCAGCAGCGCGGTCAGCACCGCGAGCAGCACCACCCGCCCCAGCTCCAGCGCGGCGAGCGCGCGGCGCGGCACGCCCATCGCCCACAGCGGCGCCAGCCGCCGCACGCGCTGGTCGGCGATGGTCAGCAGCGCGGTCAGCACCGCAAAGCCCGCCACCGCCAGCGTTAGCGCATTCAGGGCGCCGGTGACGGCGAAGGTGCGCTCGAAGATGCGCAGCGACAGGTTGCGGACCTGCGCCCGGGTCTGCACCGCCTCTGCCGGGACGCCCGCGGCCGCCAGCGCGCGGGCCGTGCCCGCCGGGTCGGGCGTGCGCAGGGCGAAGCGTTCTGGCGGCCGCGCATCCGGCAGCGCGCGATATCGGCTGTCCGAGACGATCACCTGCCCCAGCGGGTTGCCGTAGTCGGCCACGATGCCCACAACCTCGGCCGGGCCGTCGGGCAGCGCGATCGCGGCGCCCGGGGCAATGCCCGCGCGGTGGGCGAGCTGCTCGTTGATGACCGCGCCGCGGCCCGCCTGCACCGCGTCCCAGGCGCCCGGCGCGCCCGCCAGCAGCCGCCAGTCGCGGCGATAGGTGGTGTCGTCGACGACGCCGTGGATCTCGACGGGCTGGCCCGCGACGCGCGCCGCCACGTGCTCGATCGGCAGGGCGCGGACACCCGCCGGCAGCGCCGCGCGCAGGGCGGTGCCGCCGTCGGGCGCGGCGACATACAGCTCGGCCGCAAGCCGCTGATCCAGAAACCCGCCGAACGCCGTGCGAAAGCTGTCAACCATCGTGCCGACGCCGATATTGGCGGCGAGCGCCATCAGCAGCGCCGTCATCGCCAGCGCCATCTGCGGAACCTGATCGCGCGTTTCGGCCACCGCCCAGGCGCGCAGCGGCGCGGCCCCCGCAGGCAGCGCGTGCAGCATTGCGCGCACCAGCCCCGGCATCAGCGCCGCCGCCCCCAGCAGCAGCGCGCCGATGGCGGCGAAGGTCGGCACCAGCCCGCCCCCCAGCGCCAGCAGGCCGGCCGCCGCAGCCAGCAGCCCCGCCCCGCCCAGCGCCCAGGGCCAGCCCCGCGCGGGCGCGGCGGCAGCCAGCACCGGGCGGCGCGCGGCCGCGATCAGCGGGCCGGCGGCACTGACCAGCGTGCCCGCGATCGCCAGCGCGATCCCGCCCAGCCACCACGCCGGGCGCAGCGCGACGCCCGAGCCGACCTCGGCCCCATAGACCCCGGCCAGCGTCGCCGACACGCCCGGCATCAGCGCCACCGCGACGAGGTATCCCAGCGCCACCCCGACCGCCCCCGCGGCGAGCGCGATCAGCGCCAGCTCCGCCACCATCAGCGCGCCGACCAGCGCCAGCGGCGCCCCCAGCGCCCGCAGCACCGCCAGCAGCCGCCGCCGCTGCGCCATCGCCAGCCCGATCGTGCCGCGCACGATGAACAGCCCGACGACGAAGCACAGCGCCCCGAAGGCCGACAGGTTCAGCCGGAAGCTCTCGGTCAGGGCGGCGGGGTCGGTGCCCGCCGCGGGGGCGATGCGCTGCAGGCCCGGCAGCACCGAGCCCGGATCGGGCGCGCCCAGGGGCTGCGGCGCGATCAGCAGCAGGGCGTCAAGCGTCTCGTGGCCCAGCAGCTCGGCCGCGCGGCCGAGATCCGCGATCGCGGTGCCGGGGGGCAGATCGGGGCTGCGCAGGGTTCCGGCGCGGCTTGGTCCTGCGGCGCCAAGGATCACCGTCGCCGGGTCGATCCCCGGCCCGATCCCGCCAGCCTGCGGCCACAGCCCGGCAGGCGCGGTCAGCGGGTCGAGGCCGATCAGATCGACCGCCTGCCCCTCCACCGTCGCCGGGCCGCGCAGCATCG encodes the following:
- a CDS encoding TetR/AcrR family transcriptional regulator encodes the protein MRRLGSRNAAYAARRRALLEALTRRLRDRASGWPTMRELAISAGCSVSTLRHYFGRREDLVAAVLAHIADGTGAQIAATRQAEGGFAASLAGAVDRAQAALYDPVISELLGMGLIEALSAPQLGPTFLDTMLDPFVAALAERLDAHIAQGEMRPVDTRLAAMAIISPVLVAALHQTRLGGAACRPLDPAAHARQISAMFVAAYGTGGAPSAAAS
- a CDS encoding lipocalin-like domain-containing protein; this encodes MDRRAFLIAALAAARVRPAAAQGFAGLGTASDGYALPDPARPIAFPADHAPHPTFRIEWWYVTAPLSFTDGTPLGIQWTLFRSALAPRPAPGADAPPQAWMGHAAVTTAARHSVAERWARGGTGQAGATGSPFAAWIDEWAMTGDPASALRLTAGGSDFRYALDLTATGPLVRHGQDGYSVKSQAGQASHYYSQPFLRATGTVDLGQGAQPVTGQAWLDREWSSQPLAPDQSGWDWFSLFLDDGRRVMLFRLRGAEDYLSGTVIGPSGQTALAPEDIALRPLRRQGGVPVAWRVRVPAADLDLTVAALNPGAFMTTQVPYWEGPVGVEGSSGGRGYLEMTGYPSRG
- a CDS encoding FtsX-like permease family protein yields the protein MTRAILAALWSHWRRAPLQLATLVVGIALATGLWSGVQAINAEARAGFAAAEDGLRLGALARLVRPQGPALTMADFVALRRAGVLVSPMLRGPATVEGQAVDLIGLDPLTAPAGLWPQAGGIGPGIDPATVILGAAGPSRAGTLRSPDLPPGTAIADLGRAAELLGHETLDALLLIAPQPLGAPDPGSVLPGLQRIAPAAGTDPAALTESFRLNLSAFGALCFVVGLFIVRGTIGLAMAQRRRLLAVLRALGAPLALVGALMVAELALIALAAGAVGVALGYLVAVALMPGVSATLAGVYGAEVGSGVALRPAWWLGGIALAIAGTLVSAAGPLIAAARRPVLAAAAPARGWPWALGGAGLLAAAAGLLALGGGLVPTFAAIGALLLGAAALMPGLVRAMLHALPAGAAPLRAWAVAETRDQVPQMALAMTALLMALAANIGVGTMVDSFRTAFGGFLDQRLAAELYVAAPDGGTALRAALPAGVRALPIEHVAARVAGQPVEIHGVVDDTTYRRDWRLLAGAPGAWDAVQAGRGAVINEQLAHRAGIAPGAAIALPDGPAEVVGIVADYGNPLGQVIVSDSRYRALPDARPPERFALRTPDPAGTARALAAAGVPAEAVQTRAQVRNLSLRIFERTFAVTGALNALTLAVAGFAVLTALLTIADQRVRRLAPLWAMGVPRRALAALELGRVVLLAVLTALLALPVGLALGWILLARVNVAAFGWRLPFQPDLAAWAGLMALGIAAAGLAALWPAWRLARSSPRALIEVFSGDG